A genome region from Alistipes dispar includes the following:
- a CDS encoding PepSY-like domain-containing protein has product MKKILVAAVLLFAGIASTFAGDRERPIAVDKLPAVAQQFLAAHFKGLTVAFAVEDPKFIGSEYEVTYTDRTEVDFRSDGEWSSVERKYEAVPASVVPAQIQEYVAKSNFPNQYIRKIERNKYTWEIELSNGLEIKFDRQFNVIGFDD; this is encoded by the coding sequence ATGAAAAAGATTCTTGTTGCAGCCGTTCTCTTATTCGCCGGTATCGCTTCTACCTTCGCCGGAGACCGCGAGCGTCCGATCGCCGTGGACAAACTGCCCGCTGTCGCGCAACAGTTCCTCGCGGCCCATTTCAAGGGGCTGACCGTGGCCTTCGCGGTGGAGGACCCGAAGTTCATCGGCTCGGAGTACGAAGTGACCTATACGGACCGGACCGAAGTGGATTTCCGTTCCGACGGCGAGTGGTCCTCCGTGGAGCGGAAGTACGAGGCCGTTCCGGCGTCGGTCGTTCCGGCGCAGATCCAGGAGTATGTCGCCAAGAGCAACTTCCCGAACCAGTATATCCGGAAGATCGAGCGGAACAAGTACACCTGGGAGATCGAGCTTTCGAACGGGCTCGAGATCAAGTTCGACCGTCAGTTCAATGTGATCGGCTTCGACGACTGA
- the tpiA gene encoding triose-phosphate isomerase yields the protein MRKKIVAGNWKMNTLPAEGVELAKGVAAGRGEVCSCVNFIVCPPFTHLSMVAEALKGSDIALGAQDCATEAKGAYTGEVAAQMIAALGCKYVILGHSERRQYYGETSATLNKKMAQAYANDLTPIYCVGENLEEREAGKHFDVVKAQIEEVVYNLTEEQFRNLVIAYEPVWAIGTGKTATAEQAQEIHAYIRKVLAAKFGAAAEECPILYGGSCKPSNAAEIFAKEDVDGGLIGGAALKAEDFLAIGKGFTK from the coding sequence ATGAGAAAGAAAATCGTAGCCGGCAACTGGAAGATGAATACGCTTCCTGCCGAAGGAGTCGAACTGGCCAAAGGAGTCGCCGCAGGACGCGGCGAGGTGTGCTCGTGCGTGAACTTCATCGTATGTCCGCCGTTCACCCACCTCTCGATGGTGGCCGAGGCGCTGAAAGGTTCGGACATCGCACTCGGCGCACAGGACTGCGCCACGGAGGCCAAGGGCGCCTATACGGGCGAGGTCGCCGCACAGATGATCGCGGCGCTGGGCTGCAAGTACGTGATCCTCGGACACTCGGAGCGCCGCCAGTACTACGGCGAGACCTCCGCCACGCTCAACAAGAAGATGGCGCAGGCCTATGCCAACGATCTCACGCCGATCTACTGCGTGGGCGAGAACCTCGAGGAACGCGAGGCCGGCAAGCACTTCGACGTGGTGAAGGCCCAGATCGAGGAGGTGGTCTATAACCTCACGGAAGAGCAGTTCCGCAACCTCGTGATCGCCTACGAGCCCGTCTGGGCCATCGGCACGGGCAAGACCGCGACGGCCGAGCAGGCGCAGGAGATCCACGCCTACATCCGCAAGGTGCTCGCCGCCAAGTTCGGCGCGGCGGCCGAAGAGTGCCCGATCCTCTACGGAGGTTCCTGCAAGCCCTCGAACGCAGCCGAGATCTTCGCCAAGGAGGACGTGGACGGCGGCCTGATCGGCGGCGCAGCCCTCAAGGCGGAGGACTTCCTCGCCATCGGCAAGGGCTTCACGAAGTAA
- the lysS gene encoding lysine--tRNA ligase, which translates to MAIELSEQEQLRRQSLKALRDLGIEPYPAARYEVTATAREIAENYDETKQNYGEVRIAGRIMSRRIMGSASFFELQDHTGRIQIYIRRDDICPEGDPTLYNTVFKKLLDIGDFVGVEGFAFRTNTGELSVHCRRFTVLSKSIRPLPVVKEKDGRTFDAFTDPEVRYRQRYLDLIVNPQVKEVFVKRAKIMATMREYFNEKGYVEVETPILQPIPGGASARPFITHHNSLDIDLYLRIATELYLKKLIVGGFDGVYEFGKNFRNEGMDRTHNPEFTCMEIYVAYKDYLWMMEFTERMLERVALAVNGTTELTIDGREVSFKAPFRRLTMTDAIREKTGYDITGQSEEQLREACKRLNVEIDETMGKGKLIDAIFGQYCEEELVQPTFITDYPIEMSPLCKRHRSNPDLTERFELFVNGKELCNAYSELNDPIDQLERFQEQLRLSEKGDDEAMFIDMDFVRALEFGMPTCSGMGIGIDRLTMFMTGQPSIQDVLFFPQMRPEKKAVADPAEAYTAIGVPEEWVPVIQKMGYVTVESLRKLAPGKFFNDLCGFNKKNKLGLKAPSMEEVKGWCAGE; encoded by the coding sequence ATGGCAATCGAACTCAGCGAACAGGAACAGTTGCGCCGGCAGTCGCTCAAGGCGTTGCGCGACCTGGGCATCGAGCCCTACCCCGCCGCGCGCTACGAGGTGACGGCCACGGCACGCGAAATCGCCGAAAACTACGACGAGACGAAGCAGAACTACGGAGAGGTGCGCATCGCGGGCCGCATCATGTCGCGCCGCATCATGGGCAGCGCCTCGTTCTTCGAACTGCAAGACCACACGGGCCGCATCCAGATCTACATCCGCCGCGACGACATCTGCCCCGAGGGCGATCCGACGCTCTACAACACCGTGTTCAAGAAACTGCTCGACATCGGCGACTTCGTGGGCGTCGAGGGATTCGCCTTCCGCACCAACACGGGCGAGCTGTCGGTGCACTGCCGCCGCTTCACCGTGCTGTCGAAGTCGATCCGCCCGCTGCCCGTGGTCAAGGAGAAGGACGGCCGGACGTTCGACGCCTTCACCGACCCGGAGGTCCGCTACCGCCAGCGCTACCTCGACCTGATCGTCAATCCGCAGGTCAAGGAGGTCTTCGTCAAGCGCGCGAAGATCATGGCCACGATGCGCGAATACTTCAACGAGAAGGGCTACGTCGAGGTCGAGACGCCGATTCTGCAACCCATTCCGGGCGGTGCGTCGGCCCGTCCGTTCATCACGCACCACAATTCGCTGGACATCGACCTCTACCTGCGCATCGCCACGGAGCTGTATCTCAAGAAGCTCATCGTCGGCGGATTCGACGGCGTTTACGAGTTCGGCAAGAACTTCCGCAACGAGGGCATGGACCGCACGCACAACCCCGAGTTCACCTGCATGGAGATCTACGTGGCCTACAAGGACTACCTCTGGATGATGGAGTTCACCGAACGGATGCTCGAACGCGTGGCGCTCGCCGTGAACGGCACGACGGAGCTTACGATCGACGGCCGCGAGGTTTCGTTCAAAGCCCCGTTCCGCCGGCTGACGATGACCGACGCCATCCGCGAGAAGACCGGCTACGACATCACGGGCCAGTCGGAGGAACAACTGCGCGAGGCGTGCAAGCGTCTGAATGTCGAGATTGACGAGACGATGGGCAAGGGCAAGCTCATCGACGCCATCTTCGGACAGTACTGCGAGGAGGAGCTCGTACAGCCCACCTTCATCACCGACTATCCGATCGAAATGTCGCCCCTCTGCAAGCGTCACCGCTCGAATCCCGACCTGACGGAGCGTTTCGAGCTGTTCGTGAACGGCAAGGAGCTGTGCAACGCCTACTCGGAGCTGAACGACCCGATCGACCAACTGGAGCGTTTCCAGGAGCAGTTGCGGCTGTCGGAGAAGGGCGACGACGAGGCCATGTTCATCGACATGGATTTCGTGCGCGCGCTGGAGTTCGGAATGCCCACCTGCTCGGGCATGGGAATCGGAATCGACCGTCTGACGATGTTCATGACCGGCCAGCCGTCGATCCAGGACGTGCTGTTCTTCCCGCAGATGCGTCCCGAGAAGAAGGCCGTCGCGGATCCCGCGGAGGCCTACACCGCCATCGGCGTTCCCGAGGAGTGGGTCCCCGTCATACAGAAAATGGGGTACGTGACCGTAGAATCGCTCCGGAAACTCGCCCCGGGCAAGTTCTTCAACGACCTCTGCGGCTTCAACAAGAAAAACAAGCTCGGTCTGAAGGCCCCCTCGATGGAGGAGGTGAAGGGCTGGTGCGCCGGGGAGTGA
- a CDS encoding phosphatase PAP2 family protein, protein MYTFDHDLFLALNFDGGPQLDRIMLALSGTTMWLPLYALILWLVWRRTGWRGLAVFTAAMIAALALSDMVSGIFKHNGLLGGLLPGFEPRPRPMFTPSLEGLAITPDSLHALRRMTPDALAAAGYAGDWAVHVPPEAVSGRYGTVSAHAATIVALAVLSAPAVRRRWFTLLMVLCTAAICYSRIYLGKHFPMDLVWGSLVGAALGRAAYAVYRRFGGSAAAE, encoded by the coding sequence ATGTACACCTTCGACCACGACCTGTTCCTCGCCCTGAATTTCGACGGAGGGCCGCAACTGGACCGCATCATGCTCGCACTCTCCGGAACGACCATGTGGCTGCCGCTCTACGCCCTGATCCTCTGGCTCGTCTGGCGACGCACGGGCTGGCGCGGCCTGGCGGTCTTCACCGCGGCGATGATCGCCGCGCTGGCGCTCTCGGACATGGTCTCGGGCATCTTCAAGCACAACGGGCTGCTGGGCGGCCTGCTCCCCGGCTTCGAGCCGCGTCCGCGCCCCATGTTCACCCCCTCGCTCGAAGGGCTGGCGATCACCCCCGACTCGCTCCACGCGCTGCGCCGGATGACGCCCGACGCCCTCGCCGCCGCAGGCTATGCCGGCGACTGGGCCGTGCACGTGCCGCCCGAGGCCGTGAGCGGCCGTTACGGAACCGTCTCGGCCCATGCCGCGACGATCGTGGCGCTGGCCGTGCTCTCCGCCCCGGCCGTCCGCCGGAGGTGGTTCACCCTGCTGATGGTGCTCTGCACCGCGGCGATCTGCTACTCGCGCATCTACCTGGGCAAGCACTTTCCGATGGACCTCGTGTGGGGGTCGCTCGTGGGCGCCGCGCTGGGTCGGGCGGCCTACGCCGTCTATCGGCGGTTCGGCGGGAGCGCAGCGGCGGAATAA
- a CDS encoding MBOAT family O-acyltransferase has translation MILPSADALPEKLLALLAYDASSPLIFSSGLFLFLFAGFMLLYGAFRRAPMARIVYVILFSLYFYYKSSGIYFLLLVFAAASDFAIARAMARTTRRGARRGLVALSVLVNLSMLGYFKYTNFLIDIANQLFGQGFLQFQNIFLPVGISFFVFQSMSYTIDVYRGQLKPLSNWLDYLFYLSFFPQLVAGPIVRARDFIPQIRQNPVVVTRAMFGTGVFLILTGLFKKAIVSDYISLNFVDRIFDEPLLYSGFECLMGIYGYALQIYCDFSGYSDMAIGIALFMGFRFPKNFDAPYKSATITEFWRRWHISLSTWLRDYLYISLGGNRKGRLRTYLNLLLTMLLGGLWHGAAVRFILWGGLHGAALALHKLWLAAVPGAKPTGAQMNRWSRAAGIFLTFNLVCFGWLLFRAESMQTVELMLHQIVHNFNAPMIPQVLTGYAGVFALVAAGYLLHMLPGRADAAAQRIVTCAPLVLQVLMAAAMIWFVMQIKSSDIQPFIYFQF, from the coding sequence ATGATCCTACCTTCGGCGGACGCTCTTCCGGAAAAACTGCTGGCGCTACTCGCCTACGACGCCTCGTCGCCGCTGATATTCAGCAGCGGACTGTTCCTCTTCCTCTTCGCCGGCTTCATGCTCCTCTACGGCGCATTCCGCCGGGCGCCGATGGCCCGCATCGTCTATGTCATCCTCTTCTCGCTCTACTTCTACTACAAGTCGAGCGGCATCTACTTCCTGCTGCTCGTCTTCGCCGCGGCGAGCGACTTCGCCATCGCACGGGCGATGGCCCGCACGACGCGGCGCGGCGCACGGCGGGGGCTCGTGGCGCTGAGCGTCCTGGTGAACCTCTCGATGCTCGGCTACTTCAAGTACACGAACTTTCTCATCGACATCGCGAACCAGCTCTTCGGGCAGGGATTCCTGCAGTTCCAGAACATCTTCCTGCCGGTGGGCATCTCGTTCTTCGTCTTCCAGTCGATGAGCTACACCATAGACGTTTACCGCGGCCAGCTCAAGCCCCTGTCCAACTGGCTCGACTACCTGTTCTACCTCTCGTTCTTCCCGCAACTGGTGGCCGGCCCGATCGTCCGCGCCCGCGACTTCATCCCGCAGATCCGCCAGAATCCCGTCGTCGTCACACGCGCCATGTTCGGCACGGGCGTCTTCCTGATCCTCACGGGGCTGTTCAAGAAGGCGATCGTCTCGGACTACATCTCGCTCAACTTCGTGGACCGCATCTTCGACGAACCGCTGCTCTACTCCGGCTTCGAATGCCTCATGGGCATCTACGGCTACGCGCTGCAGATCTACTGCGACTTCTCGGGCTACTCGGACATGGCCATCGGCATCGCGCTGTTCATGGGCTTCCGCTTTCCGAAGAACTTCGACGCCCCCTACAAATCGGCCACGATCACCGAATTCTGGCGACGGTGGCACATCTCGCTCTCGACGTGGCTGCGCGACTACCTGTACATCTCGCTCGGCGGCAACCGCAAGGGTCGGCTGCGCACCTACCTGAACCTGCTCCTGACGATGCTGCTGGGCGGCCTGTGGCACGGCGCGGCGGTGCGCTTCATCCTCTGGGGCGGGCTGCACGGCGCGGCGCTCGCACTCCACAAACTCTGGCTGGCCGCCGTTCCCGGAGCGAAACCCACCGGCGCGCAGATGAACCGGTGGAGCCGCGCGGCAGGCATCTTTCTCACGTTCAACCTCGTATGCTTCGGTTGGCTCCTGTTCCGCGCCGAATCGATGCAGACCGTGGAGCTGATGCTGCACCAGATCGTCCACAACTTCAACGCCCCGATGATCCCGCAGGTGCTGACGGGCTACGCGGGCGTCTTCGCCCTCGTCGCCGCCGGCTACCTGCTGCACATGCTGCCGGGCCGCGCGGACGCAGCGGCGCAGCGGATCGTGACCTGCGCGCCGCTGGTGCTGCAAGTGTTGATGGCCGCGGCGATGATCTGGTTCGTCATGCAGATCAAGTCGAGCGACATCCAGCCGTTCATCTATTTCCAATTCTGA